From the genome of Magnetococcales bacterium, one region includes:
- a CDS encoding PAS domain S-box protein: MKHANNGTPEPDRHPTGVGIIRESGAIHATDAVLHALTRAWGSPEAWWSKIASGFSYPAVTRCPQCGLGQRLGWREQVIDPPTGAGEITFSIEFIGHAHPLAPTMLGDLILVRDVTEERAQSHSVRQKIKQFHSICDYMEDVYYRMDLNGILQFVSPSVQKLLKHRPAEIQGRAMSDICANPEHLQEMLQILKTTNRIEDFDLVLLCRRGKQAPVSMSAHVVIDEQGQPMAIQGIFRDVIERTRLDAALADRTRRFQEDMSRLEYQQAAIDEQILMSITDPEGSITHANQKLIQVSRYTKEEIIGRNHKIFDSGYHPKSFFKEMWRTIQSGRVWRGEIRNRKKNGDHFWLDCAIVPFLTPAGRPFQYITVASDITERVMTETRLEQNIEFLRRVMDAMGDGAYVLDNKGQVLLLNREGEQLLGWQESEILHRNLHEIIHYKRPDNTPFPVRDCPAHQSLLGRSYRVEEDHFIRKDGTAFPVSYVTTPIMHETEIIGSMAIFRNVAGSLEELHQIKKCRDAALESSRLKSAFLANMSHEIRTPMNAIVGMNDLLMDTLLNEEQQEFAEIIRDSSRSLLALINDILDFSKIEAGKIDIERIDFSLLTVVEGAAELLAPQAHEKGISLMTHVSSKIPRALIGDPGRLRQMLLNLLGNAIKFTEDGEVTLRVNPEEESRNQIMVHFSVSDTGIGLELGEVEARRLFEPFTQAERGTARKFGGTGLGLAISKRLAELMGGEIGAQSRMEGGTLFWFRIPFQPAREGITDDADDSRLMNLLPGVRILTVMERPTDQEILGECFNACDMVHHGTINGEQGLIAFREAVKQETPFQMVVISTSLSDMDCQIMADLLHREAGNTPLSLIALMDWDDKEERARFLKSGFAGVLVKPVRRAEWIRCLVEQIHPEAAVPTPDSITPSATRESRTPEPDAYDALESGNLLLLVEDNPVNQKVALLQLKKLGYAAHAVSNGQEAVEAVTHLPYALILMDCQMPIMDGFEATHAIRKSEQSASRHIPIIAMTAHAMKGDRERCLNAGMDDYLSKPVSPEILLQKLQYWIPKSIGTPPPVEIMQLRQLFGNDDEMIRELLYHFRPSAKELLDKLAEMIQKEDGERVLEAALELKEACSNMGVSAMAQLARVMEQASSHMEWNEAKRTLERLETAFQNVEAFIETF, translated from the coding sequence ATGAAACATGCGAACAACGGCACCCCGGAACCGGATCGACACCCCACCGGGGTGGGGATCATCCGGGAGAGCGGCGCCATCCACGCCACCGATGCCGTGTTGCACGCACTGACCCGGGCCTGGGGTTCCCCCGAGGCGTGGTGGAGCAAAATTGCGTCCGGATTCTCCTATCCGGCGGTGACCCGCTGTCCCCAATGCGGTCTCGGACAACGCCTGGGCTGGCGGGAACAGGTCATCGATCCCCCCACCGGTGCCGGGGAGATCACCTTTTCGATTGAATTCATCGGTCACGCCCATCCCCTGGCCCCCACCATGCTCGGGGATTTGATCTTGGTGCGGGATGTCACCGAGGAACGTGCCCAGAGTCATTCCGTCCGCCAGAAAATCAAGCAATTCCACTCCATCTGCGACTACATGGAGGATGTCTATTACCGCATGGATCTCAACGGGATCCTGCAATTCGTCAGCCCTTCGGTCCAGAAACTGCTGAAACATCGCCCGGCGGAAATTCAAGGGCGGGCCATGTCCGACATCTGCGCCAATCCCGAGCATCTTCAGGAGATGTTGCAGATTCTCAAAACCACCAACCGGATCGAAGACTTCGATCTGGTGCTGCTGTGCCGTCGGGGCAAACAGGCTCCGGTGTCGATGAGCGCCCATGTGGTCATCGACGAACAAGGCCAGCCGATGGCCATTCAGGGCATTTTCCGCGACGTGATCGAACGCACCCGTCTGGATGCGGCCCTCGCCGACCGGACCCGTCGCTTCCAGGAGGACATGAGCCGGCTGGAGTACCAACAGGCGGCCATCGACGAACAGATCCTCATGAGCATCACCGATCCGGAAGGCAGCATCACCCACGCCAACCAGAAACTGATCCAGGTGAGCCGCTACACTAAAGAAGAGATCATCGGCCGGAATCACAAAATCTTCGATTCCGGCTATCATCCCAAATCTTTCTTCAAGGAGATGTGGCGCACCATTCAAAGCGGACGGGTGTGGCGCGGCGAAATCCGCAACCGCAAAAAAAACGGGGATCATTTCTGGTTGGATTGCGCCATCGTTCCCTTTCTGACCCCCGCCGGACGCCCTTTTCAATACATCACCGTGGCCTCGGACATCACCGAACGGGTCATGACCGAAACCCGACTGGAACAAAACATCGAATTCCTGCGCCGGGTGATGGACGCCATGGGCGATGGCGCCTATGTGCTCGACAACAAAGGACAGGTGCTGCTGCTCAACCGGGAGGGGGAACAGTTGCTGGGATGGCAGGAGTCGGAAATCCTGCACCGCAATCTCCACGAGATCATCCACTACAAACGACCCGACAACACCCCCTTTCCGGTACGGGATTGTCCCGCCCATCAAAGCCTGCTGGGACGCTCCTACCGGGTGGAGGAAGACCACTTCATCCGCAAGGATGGCACCGCCTTCCCGGTCTCCTACGTCACCACGCCGATCATGCATGAAACCGAAATCATCGGTTCCATGGCCATTTTCCGCAATGTCGCCGGTTCCTTGGAGGAACTCCATCAGATCAAGAAGTGTCGCGATGCCGCGCTGGAGTCCTCCCGTTTGAAATCCGCCTTTCTGGCCAACATGAGCCACGAAATCCGCACCCCCATGAACGCCATCGTGGGGATGAACGATCTGCTCATGGATACCCTGCTCAACGAGGAACAACAAGAGTTCGCCGAAATCATTCGAGACTCTTCCCGCTCCCTGTTGGCCCTGATCAACGACATTCTGGATTTCTCCAAGATCGAGGCGGGCAAGATCGACATCGAACGGATCGATTTTTCCCTGCTCACGGTGGTGGAAGGGGCTGCCGAACTGCTGGCGCCCCAGGCCCACGAAAAGGGCATCTCCCTGATGACCCATGTCTCCTCGAAAATCCCCCGCGCCCTGATCGGCGATCCGGGACGGTTGCGCCAGATGTTGCTCAACCTGCTGGGCAATGCCATCAAGTTCACCGAGGATGGAGAGGTGACCCTGCGGGTCAACCCGGAAGAAGAGTCCCGCAATCAGATCATGGTCCATTTTTCGGTTTCCGATACCGGCATCGGCCTGGAACTCGGAGAGGTGGAAGCCCGACGCCTGTTTGAACCCTTCACCCAGGCGGAACGGGGCACGGCGCGCAAATTCGGCGGCACGGGTCTGGGACTGGCCATCTCCAAGCGTCTGGCCGAATTGATGGGAGGAGAGATCGGCGCCCAGAGCCGCATGGAAGGAGGAACGCTTTTCTGGTTCCGCATTCCGTTTCAGCCGGCCCGGGAGGGGATCACCGACGACGCCGACGATTCACGACTGATGAATCTGTTGCCGGGTGTGCGCATCCTCACCGTGATGGAACGCCCCACGGATCAGGAGATCCTCGGGGAGTGCTTCAACGCCTGCGACATGGTCCATCACGGCACCATCAACGGCGAACAGGGACTGATCGCCTTCCGCGAGGCGGTAAAACAGGAAACCCCTTTCCAGATGGTGGTGATTTCCACCTCCCTGTCCGACATGGATTGCCAGATCATGGCGGATCTGCTGCATCGGGAGGCGGGGAATACACCTTTGTCCCTGATCGCCCTCATGGACTGGGACGACAAGGAAGAACGGGCCCGTTTTCTCAAATCGGGATTTGCCGGAGTGCTGGTCAAGCCGGTGCGTCGCGCCGAGTGGATCCGCTGTCTGGTGGAACAGATCCATCCCGAAGCCGCGGTGCCGACACCGGATTCCATCACCCCTTCCGCCACCCGCGAAAGCCGTACCCCCGAACCCGACGCCTACGATGCCTTGGAATCGGGCAATCTGCTGCTTTTGGTGGAAGACAATCCGGTCAACCAGAAGGTGGCCCTGCTGCAACTGAAAAAACTCGGTTATGCCGCCCACGCGGTCTCCAATGGCCAAGAGGCGGTGGAAGCGGTCACCCATCTGCCCTACGCCCTGATCCTGATGGATTGCCAAATGCCGATCATGGACGGTTTCGAGGCCACCCACGCCATTCGCAAGTCCGAACAATCCGCCTCGCGGCACATTCCCATCATCGCCATGACCGCCCACGCCATGAAAGGCGATCGGGAACGGTGCCTGAACGCCGGCATGGACGACTACCTGAGCAAACCGGTTTCACCGGAAATACTCTTGCAGAAATTGCAATATTGGATCCCGAAAAGTATCGGCACGCCTCCACCCGTGGAAATCATGCAGTTGCGACAACTTTTCGGAAACGATGACGAGATGATTCGCGAACTTTTGTATCATTTCCGTCCCTCGGCCAAGGAACTCCTGGACAAGCTCGCCGAGATGATCCAAAAAGAGGATGGAGAACGGGTACTGGAGGCGGCATTGGAACTCAAGGAAGCCTGTTCCAACATGGGGGTATCGGCCATGGCCCAACTGGCCCGGGTCATGGAGCAGGCGTCGTCCCACATGGAGTGGAACGAGGCCAAACGCACCCTGGAACGGCTGGAAACCGCCTTCCAGAATGTCGAAGCATTCATTGAAACCTTCTGA
- a CDS encoding response regulator translates to MELTDDARRQIEEILRHAERLLDASSNSTLRLRLQTIRQATDSLLSQLDTTESSATAPTGLPETPCIPPAIIQGNPHILLVEDNPFTQKLMTRLLTQQGYRVTLAQNGHEALEEISRTPMDLVLMDLRMPVMDGFQATAEIRQRENRGTGRRVPIIAVTALVAEEEQQRAIDVGVDGYHPKPVRAAILFAEMERLLNIQSATSHSAAATEDDEDVEMIVDMDRLLKTVDGDMELLKEITDLYFTDAPRQMARIESALTIGNANEVREAAHSLKGATGAFGRVRVYDLALALEQAGKKGELRHAAELWHQLIIALRTMEETIQKEIVYLSGESS, encoded by the coding sequence ATGGAATTGACCGATGATGCGCGACGCCAGATCGAAGAGATTCTGCGTCATGCCGAGCGCCTTCTCGATGCCTCCTCGAACAGCACGCTGCGCCTGCGCCTGCAAACCATCCGTCAGGCCACCGACAGCCTGTTGTCCCAGTTGGACACCACCGAGTCGAGCGCAACGGCCCCGACGGGACTGCCCGAAACCCCATGCATTCCACCCGCGATCATTCAGGGCAATCCTCACATTCTGCTGGTCGAGGACAATCCCTTCACCCAGAAACTCATGACCCGTCTGCTGACCCAGCAGGGATACCGGGTTACCCTGGCCCAGAACGGTCACGAAGCCCTGGAAGAAATAAGCCGTACCCCCATGGATCTGGTGCTCATGGATTTGCGCATGCCGGTGATGGACGGATTCCAGGCCACCGCGGAAATTCGCCAACGGGAAAACCGTGGCACCGGTCGTCGTGTTCCCATCATCGCGGTGACCGCCCTGGTGGCCGAGGAGGAACAGCAACGCGCCATCGACGTGGGAGTGGACGGATACCATCCCAAACCGGTCCGGGCGGCGATCCTGTTCGCCGAAATGGAACGACTGTTGAACATCCAATCCGCCACCTCGCATTCAGCCGCCGCAACGGAGGATGACGAGGATGTGGAGATGATCGTGGACATGGACCGGTTGCTCAAAACCGTGGACGGGGACATGGAGTTGCTCAAGGAGATCACGGATCTGTATTTCACCGACGCTCCCCGCCAGATGGCCCGCATCGAAAGCGCCCTGACCATCGGCAATGCCAACGAAGTGCGGGAGGCTGCCCACAGCTTGAAAGGGGCCACGGGGGCTTTTGGTCGGGTTCGGGTTTACGATCTGGCCCTGGCCCTGGAACAGGCCGGAAAAAAAGGCGAACTGCGACACGCCGCGGAACTGTGGCACCAGTTGATCATCGCCTTGCGTACCATGGAAGAGACCATCCAAAAAGAGATCGTTTATTTGTCCGGAGAATCATCGTGA
- a CDS encoding DUF1015 domain-containing protein has product MTLLHPFCAWRPRCGLEQRVAAPPYDVLNSAEARRMADGVPESFLRVSKAEIDLDPAIPTHDPRVYAMARERFQALRAEGILVQDPAPWYYIYRLVMNGREQTGVAGVASVAAYLDERIKKHEFTRPDKENDRTRLSDTLDAHSGPVFLTHRHDPTIKRLTESWMADHRPVYDFVANDQVRHSVWTVDDPVVIDGLRTAFDRLPALYIADGHHRAAAASRVHLARRKSDPNPEALHGYFLAVTFPDTQVRILDYNRVVRDLNGLDETQLLARIATIPRLTLLPSAQPVRPSSRHEFGMYLKNQWFRLKIALEPDREHDPVQRLDVTILQDRLLHPILGIADPRQDHRIDFVGGIRGLEALTQRVDSGEMAVAFSLYPTALDELMAVADAGEVMPPKSTWFEPKLRDGLLVQTF; this is encoded by the coding sequence GTGACTCTGTTGCACCCTTTTTGCGCGTGGCGTCCCCGTTGTGGTCTGGAACAACGGGTGGCCGCTCCCCCCTACGATGTCCTCAACAGCGCCGAGGCCCGACGGATGGCCGACGGCGTACCCGAATCCTTTCTGCGGGTCTCCAAGGCGGAGATCGATCTGGATCCCGCCATTCCCACCCACGATCCACGGGTCTACGCCATGGCCAGGGAACGCTTTCAGGCGTTGCGCGCCGAAGGTATTCTGGTGCAGGATCCGGCGCCCTGGTATTACATCTACCGTCTGGTGATGAATGGTCGGGAACAGACCGGCGTGGCCGGAGTCGCCTCCGTGGCCGCCTACCTGGACGAGCGCATCAAAAAACACGAATTCACCCGACCGGACAAGGAAAACGATCGCACCCGTCTCTCCGACACCCTGGACGCCCACTCTGGACCAGTCTTTCTGACCCACCGCCACGATCCGACCATCAAACGGCTCACCGAATCCTGGATGGCCGACCATCGGCCCGTATACGACTTCGTGGCCAACGATCAGGTGCGGCACTCGGTGTGGACCGTGGATGATCCGGTGGTGATCGATGGCTTGCGTACCGCCTTCGACCGGTTGCCCGCCTTGTACATCGCCGATGGTCATCATCGGGCGGCGGCGGCTTCCCGGGTCCATCTGGCGCGCCGCAAGAGCGATCCGAATCCCGAGGCGCTGCATGGCTATTTTCTGGCGGTGACCTTTCCGGATACCCAGGTGCGCATCCTCGACTACAACCGGGTGGTCCGGGATCTCAATGGGCTGGACGAAACCCAACTGCTCGCCCGCATCGCCACGATCCCCCGGCTGACCTTGCTGCCTTCGGCTCAACCGGTACGCCCCTCCAGCCGTCACGAATTCGGCATGTACCTGAAGAATCAATGGTTCCGCCTCAAGATCGCCCTGGAGCCAGACCGGGAACACGATCCGGTGCAACGGCTGGATGTGACCATCCTGCAAGATCGTCTGCTCCATCCGATTTTAGGAATCGCCGATCCCCGTCAGGATCACCGCATCGATTTCGTCGGCGGCATTCGGGGTCTGGAAGCCTTGACGCAACGGGTGGACTCCGGCGAAATGGCGGTGGCCTTTTCCCTGTATCCCACGGCGTTGGACGAACTGATGGCCGTGGCCGATGCCGGCG